Proteins encoded in a region of the Sugiyamaella lignohabitans strain CBS 10342 chromosome B, complete sequence genome:
- the TRL1 gene encoding tRNA ligase (tRNA ligase; required for tRNA splicing and for both splicing and translation of HAC1 mRNA in the UPR; has phosphodiesterase, polynucleotide kinase, and ligase activities; localized at the inner nuclear envelope and partially to polysomes; GO_component: GO:0005637 - nuclear inner membrane [Evidence IDA] [PMID 3312232]; GO_component: GO:0005844 - polysome [Evidence IDA] [PMID 20844078]; GO_function: GO:0004113 - 2',3'-cyclic-nucleotide 3'-phosphodiesterase activity [Evidence IDA] [PMID 6297798]; GO_function: GO:0005524 - ATP binding [Evidence IEA,IEA]; GO_function: GO:0051730 - GTP-dependent polyribonucleotide 5'-hydroxyl-kinase activity [Evidence IDA] [PMID 8428918]; GO_function: GO:0003972 - RNA ligase (ATP) activity [Evidence IEA,IEA]; GO_function: GO:0003972 - RNA ligase (ATP) activity [Evidence IDA] [PMID 3277966]; GO_function: GO:0003972 - RNA ligase (ATP) activity [Evidence IDA] [PMID 3512545]; GO_function: GO:0003824 - catalytic activity [Evidence IEA]; GO_function: GO:0004519 - endonuclease activity [Evidence IEA]; GO_function: GO:0016787 - hydrolase activity [Evidence IEA]; GO_function: GO:0016301 - kinase activity [Evidence IEA]; GO_function: GO:0016874 - ligase activity [Evidence IEA]; GO_function: GO:0004518 - nuclease activity [Evidence IEA]; GO_function: GO:0000166 - nucleotide binding [Evidence IEA]; GO_function: GO:0016740 - transferase activity [Evidence IEA]; GO_process: GO:0030969 - UFP-specific transcription factor mRNA processing involved in endoplasmic reticulum unfolded protein response [Evidence IMP] [PMID 8898194]; GO_process: GO:0008152 - metabolic process [Evidence IEA]; GO_process: GO:0090305 - nucleic acid phosphodiester bond hydrolysis [Evidence IEA]; GO_process: GO:0016310 - phosphorylation [Evidence IEA]; GO_process: GO:0032056 - positive regulation of translation in response to stress [Evidence IMP,IPI] [PMID 20844078]; GO_process: GO:0008033 - tRNA processing [Evidence IEA]; GO_process: GO:0006388 - tRNA splicing, via endonucleolytic cleavage and ligation [Evidence IEA]; GO_process: GO:0006388 - tRNA splicing, via endonucleolytic cleavage and ligation [Evidence IMP] [PMID 1537841]; GO_process: GO:0006388 - tRNA splicing, via endonucleolytic cleavage and ligation [Evidence IDA] [PMID 2207062]), with translation MIEKLATNGADPSLIAELEWAATQDSKAGKARKSEHQIWDRPDIRLTGWKFNEWDYGKEKIQLPINARGLFSLGDKVVVRGYDKFFNIDEVATTSWKWIENNTQGPYYLTLKENGCIVFLSGLEDGTLIVTSKHSTGPREDSPNETNHSWVARKWVDSHLSRVGKTRQELANELYELDATAVGELCDDSFEEHILPYTNDKAGIYLHGLNANTRKFITYPFQVVDELSEKYGFIKTKYLVKNDVTTLKEFLHECSETGSWENDDIEGFVVRCKKNTGDDFFFKYKFEEPYLMYRDWREVTKAYIKSPDTAVASIKRNKPLTLEYLKFIKPILDNDPVAAANFLKNHGIIALREKFLQSKGQSGMELAKLQEDAAANSTNGIPAADIKYALIPAATIGCGKTTLALALTHLTGWGLVQNDNYFMKGAKVRLVTDACEGFKTHNVMFIDRNNHMVRERRQIMEDLLAKSLDEIRFICLNFLPNGASESIFRFTRDRVSNRGDNHQTITGLSSQKVDGIMRGFVNRFQRVNPSQAPDNWFHEIINLDVPSGTKENLKRVLHVLKEKYALVGDFSEQQIDEALSFALEYKAEKEPVKVKGKNPKQEKTKNTGDAKKKEEKPVEPVSPAEPAPPLPLQRMYYSLLLDANKEFMIQLIDSFFAANPQVNDSYWKHLKESMRVQNSFHVTLVHRDAQDNAEKKDCFAKLDEITDKSSIPIPAEGDPVHLRIPDVSSPIRILSLCHDDAAMALKVEVASPEIPFANGTAHITIGTSLGIPAFRSLEMLAAPTSQSHPWNVQPAELSSYLDLFLGHEKPTSTT, from the coding sequence ATGATTGAGAAGCTTGCAACTAATGGAGCTGATCCGTCTTTGATTGCTGAACTTGAGTGGGCAGCTACTCAAGATTCAAAGGCTGGAAAGGCACGGAAGTCCGAGCACCAGATCTGGGACCGACCAGATATCAGACTGACCGGTTGGAAATTCAACGAGTGGGACTATGGCAAGGAGAAGATTCAACTACCAATTAATGCTAGAGGATTATTCTCCCTCGGAGATAAGGTAGTTGTCAGAGGATACGATAAATTCTTTAATATTGATGAAGTTGCTACCACTTCATGGAAATGGATCGAGAATAACACACAGGGTCCTTACTACCTGACTTTGAAAGAAAACGGATGTATAGTATTTTTGTCAGGACTAGAAGATGGTACTTTGATAGTCACAAGCAAGCACTCTACTGGTCCTCGTGAAGATAGTCCTAACGAAACAAACCATTCGTGGGTCGCCAGGAAGTGGGTTGACAGTCATCTTTCCAGGGTTGGTAAGACCAGACAGGAACTGGCAAATGAGCTATATGAGCTTGATGCTACGGCGGTAGGAGAGTTGTGTGACGATTCGTTTGAGGAGCACATTTTGCCCTATACCAATGATAAGGCTGGTATATATCTACATGGCCTAAATGCCAACACTCGCAAATTCATCACTTATCCGTTTCAAGTGGTTGACGAGCTCAGTGAGAAGTATGGTTTTATCAAGACAAAATATCTGGTAAAAAATGATGTCACAACGCTGAAAGAGTTTTTACATGAGTGTTCAGAGACAGGATCCTGGGAAAATGACGATATTGAAGGGTTTGTGGTGCGCTGTAAAAAGAATACTGGTGAcgattttttcttcaagtATAAATTTGAAGAGCCTTATCTCATGTATCGAGATTGGAGAGAAGTCACTAAGGCATACATTAAATCACCGGACACCGCAGTTGCATCAATTAAGAGAAACAAGCCACTTACGCTTGAATATCTCAAATTTATAAAACCAATTCTAGATAATGatccagtagcagcggccaacttcttgaaaaaTCATGGTATTATTGCCCTACGAGAGAAATTTCTCCAATCCAAAGGACAGAGTGGCATGGAGCTTGCAAAATTGCAGGAAGACGCTGCTGCGAATAGTACAAATGGTAtacctgctgctgatattaaGTACGCTCTGATCCCAGCAGCCACGATTGGTTGTGGTAAAACGACATTGGCTCTTGCGCTGACTCACCTCACTGGCTGGGGCTTAGTTCAAAATGACAACTACTTCATGAAAGGAGCAAAAGTCAGGCTGGTGACAGATGCCTGTGAAGGATTCAAAACTCATAATGTCATGTTCATAGATAGAAACAATCACATGGTCCGCGAGCGTCGGCAAATCATGGAAGACTTGTTGGCGAAATCTTTAGACGAAATTAGATTTATTTGTCTTAACTTCTTGCCCAACGGAGCTTCAGAGAGCATTTTCAGGTTTACACGGGATAGAGTTTCCAACAGAGGAGACAACCACCAAACAATCACCGGTCTCAGTAGCCAGAAGGTTGATGGAATCATGAGAGGATTCGTCAACCGATTTCAGAGGGTCAACCCATCTCAAGCCCCTGATAATTGGTTCCATGAGATTATCAACCTTGACGTTCCAAGTGGAACAAAGGAGAACTTAAAAAGAGTATTGCATGTTTTGAAGGAGAAGTATGCTCTCGTTGGCGACTTCAGCGAGCAGCAGATAGATGAGGCTCTCTCATTTGCATTAGAATATAAAGCCGAGAAAGAACCAGTAAAAGTAAAGGGAAAGAATCCCAAACAGGAAAAGACCAAAAATACGGGAGAtgcaaagaagaaagaagagaaaccTGTTGAGCCAGTGTCTCCAGCAGAGCCTGCACCTCCACTTCCTCTCCAGCGGATGTATTATAGTCTGCTTCTGGATGCGAACAAAGAGTTTATGATACAACTGATTGACAGCTTCTTTGCAGCTAATCCACAAGTCAACGATAGCTACTGGAAACATCTCAAGGAGTCGATGAGGGTACAGAACAGTTTCCACGTAACCCTGGTTCATCGCGACGCCCAAGACAATGCTGAGAAGAAGGACTGTTTCGCCAAACTAGACGAAATCACTGACAAAAGCAGTATCCCCATACCTGCCGAAGGCGATCCTGTCCACTTAAGGATTCCCGACGTCTCAAGTCCCATCCGTATCCTTTCCCTATGTCACGATGACGCTGCCATGGCATTAAAAGTAGAAGTAGCATCTCCAGAGATCCCATTTGCCAACGGCACTGCTCATATCACCATTGGAACCAGCTTAGGCATCCCAGCTTTTCGATCTCTGGAAATGCTGGCAGCACCCACTTCACAAAGTCATCCCTGGAACGTCCAACCGGCCGAGCTCTCGAGCTACCTTGACTTGTTCCTCGGCCACGAAAAGCCAACTAGTACCACCTAG
- the ARG3 gene encoding ornithine carbamoyltransferase (Ornithine carbamoyltransferase; also known as carbamoylphosphate:L-ornithine carbamoyltransferase; catalyzes the biosynthesis of the arginine precursor citrulline; GO_component: GO:0005737 - cytoplasm [Evidence IEA,IEA]; GO_component: GO:0005829 - cytosol [Evidence IDA] [PMID 205532]; GO_function: GO:0016597 - amino acid binding [Evidence IEA]; GO_function: GO:0016743 - carboxyl- or carbamoyltransferase activity [Evidence IEA]; GO_function: GO:0004585 - ornithine carbamoyltransferase activity [Evidence IEA]; GO_function: GO:0004585 - ornithine carbamoyltransferase activity [Evidence IDA] [PMID 7029528]; GO_function: GO:0016740 - transferase activity [Evidence IEA]; GO_process: GO:0006526 - arginine biosynthetic process [Evidence IEA,IEA]; GO_process: GO:0006526 - arginine biosynthetic process [Evidence IMP] [PMID 2897249]; GO_process: GO:0008652 - cellular amino acid biosynthetic process [Evidence IEA]; GO_process: GO:0006520 - cellular amino acid metabolic process [Evidence IEA]; GO_process: GO:0006591 - ornithine metabolic process [Evidence IEA]): protein MSPRHFTSIADISSSELSYLVNRAIHHKANVRKGVYNPATPLAGQVVAMLFNKRSTRTRISTEGAVKYLGGHPMFLGKDDIQLGVNETLYDSAKVISSMTSCIVARVGPHSDIQGLAAASRVPVINALCDTYHPLQAVADMITIKESFGEVNGLKVAWVGDANNVLHDLALACVKLGINISAATPKAYPVSQDIIDLVSKAGAETGATLSTTTDPLEAVKNADVIVTDTWISMGQEEEKQLRLKQFAGYQVTQEMAAQGGAKENWKFMHCLPRKQEEVNDEIFYSDRSLVFEEAENRLYSAIACLEGFVVNKGKLIQ from the coding sequence ATGTCTCCTCGTCACTTCACAAGCATTGCTGATATCTCGAGCTCGGAATTGTCGTATCTCGTCAATCGTGCCATTCACCACAAGGCCAATGTCCGCAAGGGCGTGTATAATCCCGCTACTCCTCTGGCTGGCCAGGTAGTTGCTATGCTTTTTAACAAGCGTTCTACTCGTACCCGTATTTCCACTGAAGGTGCTGTCAAGTATTTGGGAGGACACCCAATGTTCCTTGGTAAGGACGATATTCAATTGGGAGTTAACGAGACTCTGTATGATTCTGCCAAGGTTATCTCGTCCATGACTTCGTGTATTGTTGCCCGTGTTGGTCCTCATTCGGATATTCAAGGTCTTGCTGCCGCTTCTCGTGTTCCAGTTATCAATGCCCTTTGTGACACCTACCACCCATTGCaagctgttgctgatatgATCACGATTAAAGAGAGCTTTGGCGAAGTCAATGGACTCAAGGTCGCCTGGGTTGGTGACGCTAACAATGTTCTCCACGATCTAGCACTTGCTTGTGTGAAATTGGGCATCAACATCTCTGCTGCCACTCCCAAGGCCTACCCTGTCAGCCAAGATATCATTGACTTAGTTTCTAAGGCCGGTGCTGAGACTGGTGCTACCCTCTCTACCACCACCGATCCCCTGGAGGCTGTCAAAAACGCTGATGTCATTGTTACCGATACCTGGATTTCCATGGGTcaagaggaagagaagCAGCTCCGTCTCAAACAGTTCGCCGGCTACCAGGTCACCCAGGAAATGGCTGCCCAAGGTGGTGCCAAAGAGAACTGGAAGTTCATGCATTGTCTCCCCCGTAAGCAAGAAGAGGTCAACGACGAGATCTTCTACTCCGACCGCTCTCTCGTCTTCGAGGAGGCCGAAAACAGACTCTACTCCGCCATTGCATGTCTCGAGGGATTCGTCGTCAACAAGGGTAAGCTCATCCAGTAA
- the ZRT1 gene encoding high-affinity Zn(2+) transporter ZRT1 (High-affinity zinc transporter of the plasma membrane; responsible for the majority of zinc uptake; transcription is induced under low-zinc conditions by the Zap1p transcription factor; GO_component: GO:0016021 - integral component of membrane [Evidence IEA,IEA]; GO_component: GO:0016021 - integral component of membrane [Evidence ISM] [PMID 12192589]; GO_component: GO:0005887 - integral component of plasma membrane [Evidence IMP,ISS] [PMID 8637895]; GO_component: GO:0016020 - membrane [Evidence IEA,IEA,IEA]; GO_function: GO:0000006 - high affinity zinc uptake transmembrane transporter activity [Evidence IMP,ISS] [PMID 8637895]; GO_function: GO:0046873 - metal ion transmembrane transporter activity [Evidence IEA]; GO_function: GO:0005385 - zinc ion transmembrane transporter activity [Evidence IEA]; GO_process: GO:0006830 - high-affinity zinc ion transport [Evidence IMP] [PMID 8637895]; GO_process: GO:0006811 - ion transport [Evidence IEA]; GO_process: GO:0030001 - metal ion transport [Evidence IEA]; GO_process: GO:0055085 - transmembrane transport [Evidence IEA]; GO_process: GO:0006810 - transport [Evidence IEA]; GO_process: GO:0071577 - zinc ion transmembrane transport [Evidence IEA]; GO_process: GO:0006829 - zinc ion transport [Evidence IEA]) — MGLPPAWSLLDPNTVTVGNASVDDAWKVCVIDGVYFGGNDYNGSLGARISSIFVILFVSTACTLFPVIASDVKGMRVPEYVYLFAKNFGTGVIVTTAFVHLMDPAYGEIGPNTCVGMSGNWAEYSWVPAIILVTVFIIFLVDLISDVYVERRYGISHNHDDDLVHSAIVQPAQPSSQVDLHSDIEAHHNHGHTEKEADLYSYPASKASSLAEKDFQTQIAAFLILEFGVIFHSVMIGINLGATGDEFKTLYIVLIFHQSFEGLGIGARLSAIQGFPKKWWKYALCLAYGLTTPVCVAIGLGVRTAYDGNSYNANIIQGVLDSISAGILIYTGLVELLARDYIFNENRTKDLKKLTFSIIFILMGAGLMALLGKWA, encoded by the coding sequence ATGGGTCTTCCTCCAGCTTGGTCTTTGTTAGACCCCAATACTGTCACAGTTGGCAACGCCTCAGTCGATGATGCCTGGAAGGTTTGTGTTATCGATGGAGTATACTTCGGTGGTAACGACTATAATGGTAGTTTGGGTGCTCGTATCTCATCTATCTTCGTTATCTTGTTTGTCAGTACTGCTTGTACTTTATTCCCTGTTATTGCCTCTGATGTCAAAGGAATGCGTGTACCTGAATATGTTTACCTGTTTGCCAAAAACTTTGGTACAGGAGTCATTGTTACCACAGCATTTGTTCATTTAATGGATCCCGCTTATGGCGAAATCGGTCCCAACACCTGTGTTGGTATGTCTGGTAACTGGGCAGAATATTCTTGGGTTCCTGCTATTATCCTTGTGACTGTCTTTATTATCTTCTTAGTTGATCTTATCAGTGATGTATATGTTGAGCGCAGATATGGCATCTCACATAAccatgatgatgatttagTGCACAGTGCCATTGTTCAACCTGCCCAACCTTCATCCCAAGTAGACTTGCACTCCGACATCGAGGCTCATCACAATCATGGACACACTGAAAAAGAGGCTGACCTCTACTCATACCCAGCTTCTAAAGCTAGTTCTCTTGCCGAGAAAGATTTCCAGACTCAAATCGCTGCCTTCCTCATTCTTGAATTTGGTGTTATCTTCCACTCCGTTATGATTGGAATCAACCTCGGAGCTACTGGTGATGAATTCAAGACGCTTTATATTGTTCTTATCTTCCACCAGAGTTTTGAGGGTCTAGGTATCGGTGCCAGACTCAGTGCCATTCAAGGATTTCCTAAGAAGTGGTGGAAATACGCTTTGTGTCTGGCCTACGGTTTGACTACCCCTGTTTGTGTTGCTATTGGTCTCGGTGTTAGAACCGCTTACGACGGAAACTCTTACAATGCTAACATTATTCAAGGTGTCTTAGATTCCATTTCGGCCGGTATTTTGATCTACACTGGTTTGGTCGAGCTCCTAGCCAGAGACTACATTTTCAATGAGAACAGGACCAAAGACCTGAAAAAGTTAACattttctattattttcattctTATGGGAGCCGGATTAATGGCTCTTTTAGGCAAATGGGCCTAA
- a CDS encoding mitochondrial inner membrane protein: MATKISSQFIVDTLQGSGNVTFEQVELPRTNQKKLETPHPSGSLLPLAVQAVSNPSTPVTLEEAIASVKALAEKNIINDQLATNGAILFRGLPLKNAQDFSKISHAFGYKPHEIIGIVVDRPELAPNVAPANESSHEINIGAHNESPQVPHAPAYVFFFCQRSPPIGGETPLGSSLELYHNINRDHPEIIKALSEKGVRNVITYRKEPAYPGNSTIYQAFGKEIKQGDSEEVQKAKIEAQIKRYNRDPKFTFHEWLEDGSLKVTNIVPPVRLQPGTGYPVLFTSLAAHYEALSRKTDSQRAKVQALPTYGDGTPIPEEHLAVILEETLKGRVLHKWQEGDLLVIDNRSTYRGKGY; this comes from the coding sequence ATGGCTACAAAGATTAGCAGCCAATTCATTGTAGATACCCTTCAGGGGTCAGGTAATGTGACGTTTGAACAGGTAGAGTTACCCCGAACCAATCAGAAAAAGTTGGAAACTCCACATCCTTCTGGATCACTTTTACCGCTAGCTGTGCAAGCAGTCAGCAACCCATCAACTCCCGTAActcttgaagaagcaattgCCAGTGTGAAGGCTTTGGCAGAGAAGAATATCATTAATGACCAATTGGCTACCAATGGAGCCATCTTATTCAGAGGACTTCCATTGAAAAATGCACAAGATTTCAGCAAGATATCACATGCCTTTGGCTATAAGCCCCATGAAATTATAGGTATCGTGGTCGATAGACCGGAATTAGCTCCCAATGTTGCGCCGGCCAATGAGTCTTCCCACGAGATAAATATTGGTGCGCACAATGAAAGCCCTCAAGTACCCCACGCTCCAGCCTatgtcttttttttctgtcaACGATCTCCACCAATTGGGGGAGAAACGCCTCTGGGGTCTTCTCTAGAACTATATCACAATATTAATAGAGACCATCCTGAAATTATCAAGGCTCTTTCTGAAAAAGGTGTAAGGAATGTCATTACTTACCGAAAAGAGCCTGCATACCCAGGAAACTCCACAATTTATCAAGCTTTTGGAAAAGAGATCAAGCAAGGAGATAGTGAGGAAGTCCAGAAGGCCAAGATTGAAGCGCAAATTAAGCGATATAATCGAGATCCTAAGTTTACTTTTCATGAATGGCTTGAAGACGGGTCTTTAAAGGTTACCAATATTGTACCTCCTGTAAGATTGCAGCCCGGAACGGGATACCCTGTTCTGTTCACATCACTTGCAGCACACTACGAAGCTTTGTCAAGGAAAACAGATAGCCAAAGAGCCAAGGTCCAAGCTCTTCCAACCTACGGGGATGGGACTCCTATTCCCGAGGAACACTTGGCAGTTATCCTTGAGGAGACTCTAAAGGGTCGTGTTTTGCACAAGTGGCAGGAGGGTGACCTTTTGGTCATTGACAATCGAAGTACGTATAGAGGAAAGGGGTATTAA